The following proteins come from a genomic window of Flavobacterium eburneipallidum:
- a CDS encoding glycoside hydrolase family 28 protein: MKIKNIIIILCLITGLNTAFANDGWLNILNEGGNNKGINCTEAIQGAIEKASKNGGGTIFFPAGEYLTGALKLKSNITIHLDSGALLKFSENFDDYLPYVEMRYEGIVMQSFSPLFYAKDVENITIKGRGIIDGQGKAWWNEVYRIETAKGPIPETKYQKMWTEQNKGIVYEPYYKRTIDKHFFRPSFFQAYNCKNILIEGVTFKNSPFWTINPEFCDNVTVTGISIFNPHSPNTDGINPSSCTNVHISNCHISVGDDCITIKSGRDADGRKYGKATENVTITNCTMLSGHGGVVIGSEMSGGIKKITISNCVFDGTDRGIRIKAARGRGGVVEDIRVDNIVMKNIKEEAIILDLFYDKDNPVEPVSERTPIFRNIHISNVTGGNVNKAGFVRGIVEMPIQNITFSNINMDGKEGFTINTATDVEFHDVKVNATVGSSFKITDAKNLILDNVGSSTPIKGVPVIKIDNASNIMINNNFPFNATDIFIEANGKDTNNIFLKNNVFNNVTTVVKKGKDLDKKAITE, translated from the coding sequence ATGAAAATCAAAAACATCATAATAATACTTTGCTTAATAACCGGATTAAACACCGCTTTCGCAAATGACGGCTGGTTGAATATCTTGAACGAAGGCGGAAACAACAAAGGCATAAATTGCACCGAAGCCATTCAAGGTGCTATCGAAAAAGCATCAAAAAACGGTGGAGGAACTATTTTTTTTCCAGCCGGCGAATATTTAACAGGCGCTTTAAAACTAAAAAGCAACATCACTATCCATTTAGATTCAGGAGCACTTTTAAAATTTTCAGAGAATTTCGATGACTACCTTCCGTATGTAGAAATGCGTTACGAAGGAATCGTGATGCAGTCTTTCTCCCCATTATTTTACGCCAAAGACGTAGAAAATATCACCATCAAAGGAAGAGGCATAATCGACGGACAAGGAAAAGCGTGGTGGAACGAAGTGTACCGAATCGAAACCGCCAAAGGCCCGATCCCGGAAACCAAATACCAAAAAATGTGGACCGAGCAAAACAAAGGAATCGTTTACGAGCCGTATTACAAAAGAACAATTGACAAACACTTTTTCCGTCCTTCTTTTTTTCAGGCTTACAATTGTAAAAACATTTTGATTGAAGGTGTCACGTTTAAAAACTCGCCTTTCTGGACCATAAATCCTGAATTCTGTGACAACGTAACCGTAACCGGAATCTCCATTTTCAATCCGCATTCACCAAATACAGACGGAATCAACCCTTCGTCCTGCACCAACGTTCACATTTCAAATTGCCACATCAGCGTGGGCGACGACTGTATCACTATCAAATCGGGTCGCGATGCCGACGGCCGTAAATACGGAAAAGCAACCGAAAATGTAACCATCACCAACTGTACCATGTTAAGCGGTCACGGAGGTGTCGTTATCGGAAGCGAAATGTCGGGCGGAATCAAAAAAATCACGATATCCAACTGCGTTTTCGACGGAACTGATCGTGGAATCCGTATCAAAGCCGCTCGTGGTCGTGGCGGAGTGGTCGAGGACATTCGCGTCGACAATATCGTAATGAAAAACATCAAGGAAGAAGCCATTATTTTGGATCTTTTCTATGACAAAGACAATCCCGTAGAGCCTGTTAGCGAACGCACACCGATTTTCAGAAACATCCACATCAGCAATGTTACGGGCGGAAATGTCAACAAAGCCGGATTCGTTCGCGGAATTGTTGAAATGCCAATCCAGAACATCACGTTCTCCAACATCAATATGGACGGCAAGGAAGGTTTTACCATAAACACGGCGACCGATGTAGAATTTCACGATGTAAAAGTCAATGCAACAGTCGGTTCCTCTTTCAAAATCACCGATGCTAAAAACCTGATTTTGGATAATGTAGGATCTTCAACGCCAATAAAAGGAGTTCCGGTTATCAAAATCGACAACGCTTCGAACATTATGATCAACAACAATTTTCCGTTCAACGCCACCGATATTTTCATCGAAGCCAATGGAAAAGACACCAATAATATTTTCCTAAAAAACAATGTGTTCAACAATGTGACTACAGTTGTGAAAAAAGGAAAAGACCTGGATAAAAAAGCAATTACAGAATAA
- a CDS encoding GNAT family N-acetyltransferase, translating to MGTIKIAEIKSNKNSEYKEFLTIGLINDEENFRITPNDDLNSKFPTNDKEDSFTLGAYVENELGGVVSFTRDGNDREKLRHKGILFRMYVSNEFRGKGIGKQLIEELITRVKKSNDIEQINLTVISNNANAKKLYEKFGFVTFSSEKNAIKWKGKYFSEDQMALQLK from the coding sequence ATGGGAACAATAAAAATAGCTGAAATTAAGTCTAATAAAAATAGTGAGTACAAAGAGTTTTTAACGATTGGACTCATTAATGACGAAGAAAATTTTAGGATTACGCCAAATGACGATTTGAATTCAAAGTTTCCTACCAATGATAAAGAAGACAGTTTTACATTGGGTGCCTATGTCGAAAATGAATTGGGAGGAGTCGTAAGTTTTACAAGAGATGGAAATGACAGAGAAAAATTAAGACACAAAGGAATTTTATTCAGAATGTATGTTTCAAATGAGTTTCGTGGCAAAGGAATTGGAAAACAACTTATAGAAGAACTTATAACAAGAGTTAAGAAAAGCAACGACATTGAACAAATTAACTTAACCGTAATTTCAAATAATGCAAACGCCAAAAAATTATATGAAAAATTCGGTTTTGTAACGTTCAGTTCTGAAAAAAATGCTATTAAATGGAAAGGAAAATATTTTTCAGAAGACCAAATGGCATTACAACTTAAATAA
- a CDS encoding glycoside hydrolase family 43 protein — translation MKKIFIILTLSFFAVSYSQKKKEIFLFTSFREPATEGLYLAYSEDGYNWKGLEGSFLKPEIGASKIMRDPSITKGANGTYHMVWTTDWKGGNGFGYASSKDLIHWSKQEYIPVMKHEPEVVNVWAPEIFYDDVKKEYIIIWASTIPFRFEKGVEDEKNNHRMYYVTTKDFKTFSDTKLYYDPGFSVIDCVIVKKGKKDYVLVLKDNTRPMRNIEVAFGKSPLGSFEKRSKPLTEYLSEGPTVVKVGKNWLLYYDNYGSKNYKALSTSDFVNFEDVSSKITLPEGHKHGTITTISEEVLKGLIEKK, via the coding sequence ATGAAAAAAATATTCATCATACTAACGCTTTCATTTTTCGCTGTCAGCTATTCCCAGAAAAAAAAGGAAATTTTCCTTTTCACCTCTTTCAGGGAACCCGCTACCGAAGGTTTGTATCTGGCGTACAGTGAAGACGGTTATAACTGGAAAGGCCTTGAAGGTTCGTTCCTAAAACCCGAAATCGGTGCCAGCAAAATAATGCGTGATCCCTCCATCACAAAAGGCGCAAACGGAACCTACCATATGGTCTGGACAACCGACTGGAAAGGCGGAAACGGATTCGGATACGCCAGTTCCAAAGATTTAATTCATTGGTCAAAACAGGAATACATTCCCGTGATGAAACACGAACCCGAAGTCGTAAACGTGTGGGCACCCGAAATTTTTTACGATGATGTCAAAAAAGAATACATTATCATCTGGGCATCCACAATCCCATTCCGATTCGAAAAAGGAGTAGAAGATGAAAAAAACAACCACCGAATGTATTACGTAACCACCAAAGATTTCAAAACCTTTTCGGATACCAAATTATATTACGATCCTGGTTTCAGCGTCATCGATTGTGTGATTGTAAAAAAAGGCAAAAAGGATTATGTATTGGTTCTTAAAGACAACACCAGACCGATGCGAAATATCGAAGTAGCTTTTGGAAAATCACCTTTAGGCTCATTCGAAAAAAGATCAAAACCCTTAACCGAATATTTATCAGAAGGTCCAACGGTTGTAAAAGTCGGTAAAAACTGGTTGCTGTATTATGACAATTACGGATCAAAAAATTACAAAGCCTTGAGCACTTCCGATTTTGTAAATTTCGAAGATGTCTCATCCAAAATAACCCTTCCCGAAGGACACAAACACGGAACAATTACAACAATTTCCGAAGAAGTTCTAAAAGGATTAATAGAAAAGAAATAA